A genomic window from Arthrobacter sp. FW305-BF8 includes:
- a CDS encoding ArsR/SmtB family transcription factor: protein MSTDTPSPGPAPEAAPRRRNRPEKKVEITDPKAIRALAHAARLEVISELYSTQSSRTATELAQQTGLTPSAMSYHLRALQKWGIVVPAEASADARERRWKAAGTDFAINSGGAVAGPDFAVIDLELDAFRRRASSYARARDEQRKRGESAEPASAVLLANNLLYLTAEQCSELTERVFELLRDYELEDPNCIPPGAERIATMWSMIPDDRPLPGASGGQGST, encoded by the coding sequence GTGAGTACTGACACGCCGTCCCCGGGACCGGCGCCGGAAGCCGCGCCGCGCCGCAGGAACCGGCCGGAAAAGAAGGTGGAAATCACCGACCCCAAGGCGATCCGCGCCTTGGCCCATGCCGCCCGCCTGGAGGTCATCTCCGAGCTGTACTCCACCCAGTCCAGCCGCACCGCCACGGAACTTGCCCAGCAGACCGGGCTCACCCCCAGCGCGATGAGCTACCACCTGCGGGCACTGCAGAAGTGGGGCATCGTGGTCCCGGCCGAGGCGTCTGCGGACGCCCGCGAACGCCGGTGGAAGGCGGCGGGCACGGACTTTGCGATCAACTCCGGCGGGGCGGTGGCCGGTCCGGACTTCGCGGTGATCGACCTCGAACTGGACGCATTCCGGCGCCGCGCCAGTTCCTATGCCCGGGCCCGTGACGAACAGCGCAAACGCGGCGAGTCCGCCGAGCCGGCGTCGGCCGTGCTGCTCGCCAACAACCTTCTCTATCTGACCGCCGAGCAGTGCAGTGAACTGACGGAAAGGGTCTTTGAGCTGCTCCGGGACTACGAGCTGGAGGATCCTAACTGCATTCCGCCGGGCGCCGAGCGGATCGCCACCATGTGGTCGATGATTCCGGACGACCGTCCCCTGCCGGGTGCCTCCGGCGGCCAGGGCAGCACCTGA
- the topA gene encoding type I DNA topoisomerase, which yields MPSKAKTGKKLVIVESPAKSKTIAKYLGEGFIVEASIGHIRDLPQPSELPADLKKTSLGKFAVDVENDFKPYYVVSPDKKKKVAELKAQLKDADALYLATDGDREGEAIAWHLLEVLKPKVPVYRMTFGEITKEAIHRAMDNLRDVDAALVDAQETRRILDRLYGYEISPVLWRKVARGLSAGRVQSVVTRMVVDRERERMAFRSASYWDLTGQFGADAGSFKAKLAAVDGAKVATGRDFNDDGELTSRNVAHLNEELATSLAAALQDADFRVRSVDTKPYTRRPAAPFTTSTLQQEAGRKLRFSSKSTMQIAQRLYENGYITYMRTDSSALSDEAVTAARRQAAELYGPEYVPQSPRVYTSKAANAQEAHEAIRPAGDSFRTPAQVAKQLSGDEFRLYELIWKRTVASQMGDAKGSTATIRLGAVAADGRDAEFSASGTVITFPGFLAAYEEGKDESRGDDDSDEARRLPNVAKGDGLTASEIIAVGHETSPPPRYTEASLTAELEKKGIGRPSTYASTISTIQDRGYVRKQGSALVPSWIAFSVVRLLEQHFTDYVDYEFTADMEGDLDKIANGQAAGAAWLKHFYYGEDADPGLLSIVNNLGEIDAREINSVPIADGITLRVGKFGPYLESSLPTVDPKTGEVVESARANVPEDLAPDELTAQKAVELMETAAPEERVLGADPHTGHTVVAKNGRYGAYVTEIIPEMTEEQLANQPVEYYKNGKPKPPKKPVKAKPRTGSLFKSMTVDAVTLDEALQLMSLPRVLGEDAEGNPITVQNGRFGPYLKKGTDSRSIGSEEEIFTITLEQALEIYSQPKQRGARAAVPPLAEFGPDPVSEKNIVVKEGRFGPYITDGITNITVPRDTSLEELTRERAVELLAEKRAKGPVKRTTTRKAPAKKATAKK from the coding sequence GTGCCAAGCAAGGCCAAAACCGGCAAGAAACTCGTGATCGTGGAGTCTCCGGCCAAGAGCAAGACCATCGCCAAGTACCTGGGCGAGGGCTTCATCGTTGAGGCCTCCATCGGTCACATCCGCGACCTGCCGCAGCCGTCCGAGCTCCCCGCGGACCTGAAGAAAACCTCCTTGGGCAAGTTCGCCGTCGACGTCGAAAACGACTTCAAGCCCTACTACGTGGTGTCCCCGGACAAGAAGAAAAAGGTGGCCGAGCTCAAGGCCCAGCTCAAAGACGCCGACGCGCTCTATCTCGCAACCGATGGGGACCGCGAGGGCGAAGCCATCGCGTGGCACCTCCTGGAGGTCCTGAAGCCCAAGGTTCCCGTGTACCGGATGACCTTCGGTGAAATCACCAAGGAAGCCATCCACCGCGCCATGGACAACCTCCGCGACGTCGACGCCGCATTGGTTGATGCGCAGGAAACCCGCCGCATCCTTGACCGCCTCTACGGCTACGAGATCTCCCCGGTGCTGTGGCGCAAGGTGGCGCGCGGACTGTCCGCCGGCCGCGTGCAGTCCGTGGTCACGCGCATGGTGGTGGACCGCGAACGCGAGCGCATGGCCTTCAGGTCCGCGTCCTACTGGGACCTGACCGGGCAGTTCGGTGCCGACGCCGGCTCCTTCAAAGCGAAACTCGCCGCCGTTGACGGTGCCAAGGTGGCCACCGGCCGGGACTTCAACGACGACGGCGAACTCACCTCGCGCAATGTTGCGCACCTCAACGAGGAACTCGCCACCTCGCTGGCCGCCGCCCTGCAGGACGCCGACTTCCGGGTCCGCTCGGTGGACACCAAGCCGTACACGCGCCGCCCCGCCGCGCCTTTCACCACCTCGACGCTGCAGCAGGAGGCCGGCCGCAAGCTGCGGTTCTCGTCCAAGAGCACCATGCAGATCGCCCAGCGGCTGTATGAGAACGGCTACATCACCTATATGCGTACGGACTCCTCGGCGCTGAGCGACGAGGCCGTCACGGCCGCGCGCCGGCAGGCTGCCGAGCTGTACGGTCCCGAGTACGTTCCGCAGTCGCCCCGCGTTTACACCAGCAAGGCCGCCAACGCGCAGGAGGCCCACGAGGCCATCCGTCCCGCCGGCGACTCGTTCCGCACTCCGGCCCAGGTGGCCAAGCAGCTCAGCGGCGACGAATTCCGCCTGTATGAGCTGATCTGGAAGCGCACCGTCGCCTCCCAGATGGGTGACGCCAAGGGATCCACCGCCACCATCCGGCTGGGCGCAGTGGCCGCCGACGGCCGCGACGCCGAGTTCTCCGCCTCCGGTACGGTGATCACGTTCCCCGGCTTCCTGGCCGCCTATGAAGAGGGCAAGGACGAAAGCCGCGGCGACGACGACTCCGACGAGGCCCGCCGCCTTCCGAACGTCGCCAAGGGTGACGGCCTGACCGCCTCGGAGATCATCGCCGTCGGCCACGAGACCTCGCCGCCGCCGCGCTACACGGAAGCTTCCCTGACCGCCGAGCTGGAAAAGAAGGGCATCGGGCGCCCGTCCACGTATGCCTCCACCATCTCCACCATCCAGGACCGCGGCTACGTGCGGAAGCAGGGCTCGGCGCTGGTGCCGAGCTGGATCGCGTTCTCCGTGGTGCGGCTCCTTGAGCAGCACTTCACGGACTATGTGGACTACGAGTTCACGGCCGACATGGAAGGCGACCTGGACAAGATCGCCAACGGCCAGGCCGCCGGTGCTGCCTGGCTCAAGCACTTCTACTACGGTGAAGACGCCGACCCCGGCCTGCTGAGCATCGTGAACAACCTGGGCGAGATCGACGCCCGCGAGATCAACTCCGTGCCCATCGCGGACGGCATCACGCTGCGCGTCGGCAAGTTCGGTCCGTACCTGGAGAGCTCGCTGCCCACGGTCGACCCCAAGACCGGCGAAGTGGTGGAGTCCGCCCGCGCCAACGTGCCGGAAGACCTCGCTCCGGATGAGCTCACTGCGCAGAAGGCAGTGGAGCTCATGGAAACGGCCGCCCCTGAGGAACGGGTCCTGGGCGCCGATCCCCACACCGGCCACACGGTTGTTGCCAAGAACGGCAGGTACGGCGCCTACGTCACCGAGATCATCCCGGAGATGACCGAGGAACAGCTGGCCAACCAGCCCGTGGAGTACTACAAGAACGGCAAGCCGAAGCCGCCGAAGAAGCCCGTCAAGGCCAAACCGCGCACCGGCTCGCTGTTCAAGTCCATGACCGTGGACGCTGTCACCCTGGACGAGGCGCTGCAGCTCATGAGCCTTCCCCGGGTGCTCGGCGAGGACGCCGAGGGCAATCCGATCACGGTGCAGAACGGCCGCTTCGGCCCGTACCTGAAGAAGGGCACGGACTCCCGGTCCATCGGCTCGGAAGAGGAGATCTTCACCATCACGCTGGAGCAGGCACTGGAGATCTACTCCCAGCCCAAGCAGCGCGGTGCCCGCGCGGCCGTGCCGCCGCTGGCCGAGTTCGGTCCGGACCCGGTGTCGGAGAAGAACATCGTGGTGAAGGAGGGCCGCTTCGGTCCGTACATCACCGACGGCATCACCAACATCACCGTGCCCCGCGACACGTCGCTGGAGGAACTGACCCGGGAACGCGCCGTCGAACTCCTCGCCGAAAAGCGGGCCAAGGGCCCGGTCAAGCGCACCACCACGCGCAAGGCCCCGGCGAAGAAGGCCACAGCGAAGAAGTAG